In one window of Arachis ipaensis cultivar K30076 chromosome B06, Araip1.1, whole genome shotgun sequence DNA:
- the LOC107648550 gene encoding uncharacterized protein LOC107648550 has product MVLATAAVVGTTAEAVVEAVTTVGILGFCKGLPNKLSLKNIEKVTRRAQEQFQMVLEEKSRFAFDVDLDAPKVRIPLRSRGSARCDSHFLLDFGHFTLHTAESQSDEQRHNLYSRFYISERDFAAFLWTVALILGVAVWLNQLMIVK; this is encoded by the exons ATGGTGCTTGCTACAGCTGCGGTGGTAGGTACAACGGCGGAGGCGGTGGTGGAAGCTGTGACAACTGTGGGTATTCTGGGCTTTTGCAAGGGACTGCCCAACAAGCTCTCGCTGAAAAAT ATTGAGAAAGTGACTCGTAGAGCACAGGAGCAATTTCAGATGGTTTTAGAGGAGAAAAGCAG ATTTGCATTCGATGTTGATCTTGATGCTCCAAAAGTTAGAATTCCTCTCAGATCTCGTGGTTCAGCCAGATGTGATAGTCATTTTCTTTTGGACTTTGGTCATTTTACACTACACACTGCG GAAAGCCAGTCTGATGAGCAGAGGCATAATCTTTATTCTCGATTTTACATATCAGAACGTGATTTTGCTGCCTTTTTATGGACTGTGGCTCTGATTTTGGGAGTTGCAGTTTGGTTAAACCAACTCATGATAGTCAAATAA